CTCAAAAGATATTCCTACCCTTTTTTTAGTTAATGATTCATTACATACTTTTCCATTTTTATCAAAATTATTAAATAGGATATCGCCAACATGGCCTTTATTTATAAGAATTTTTAAATCATTATCGCTAAGAGATGTATCGGGAAGATAGGTGTCCTTGGCAATAGGTCCACCGATTCCAACTATCGCTATGTCCAACCTTTCCCACAATTTCGAAACTTTCTCGAAATTTTTATCGGAAAACAATGCTTTGACTATTGATTCGCTATCAACTATTGCTGGTGCATAGAGGGGGACGAATTCACCGTTTATTTTTTCTGAAAACTGACGAGCCATCTCATTTACTTGGAAGTCGGCGGCATACTGACCAATACCTCCAATCAAAGGAACTACAGTTGCCGATATTTTTCTGCTTGATTGAAAATATTTTAAAGTTTCATACATGGTCTTACCCCAACCGATACCGATACAATCACCATCGTGGATATTCTCACTTAAGTACTTAGAAGCAGATCTCGCTAAACTTTTTCTTATAAAGTATTCATTCTTAGTCAGTGCTGGAACAACAATTATTTCTTCCAATCTATATTTTTGCTTTATGAAGCTTTCAAGTTCTGCAACATGGGAAAGAGGATTAATGACCAAGATTTGGACAATCCCCTCTTCTTTGGCTGCTTCCAAATAGCGGTGAATTTTTAAACGGTTCATGCCTAATTGTTTGGCAATTTTTTCTTGGGTCATGCCTTCGTTATAATAGAGATGAGCTATTTGATAAACTAATTCTGTCTCTTGATGATAGTCCATTTTCTTTTCCCACTTGAAATTTTACAAATGTATTTTTCATTTGTTCATTATTAAAATATAACGTGCCCATCTAATTGTCAATAGAGGTTTTATTCTTTCAAAAATAATAATAAATCACTTCAGAGGATAATGTCGTTATTCAAATTAATACTTTAATTGGAGTTTAAATAAAAAGAATAGGGTAAATAAAAATTGTGGGTCAAAAAACTTCTCCCTTTATCAAAGAGGAAATTTATAATACATCAGTGTTAAAAGTGTCGCCATCCTTCAAATTGCCTGACTTGAAACCTTTATAAAACCATCTTTTCCGCTGTTCGGATGTACCATGGGTAAAGCTATCGGGTACAACATATCCTTGAGTACTCTTTTGAATGCGGTCGTCACCAACTGCGCTGGCAGCATTAAGGGCTTCTTGAACATCGCTTTCGTCAAGAAGATCCATTCGATTAACATAGTGCGCCCAGACTCCGGCTAAGTAATCAGCTTGGAGCTCTAATCGAATCATTAACTGGTTAAAATCTTTTTGACTAAGTCGATTACGGTATGACATTATTTCATCGGTAATTCCCAAAAGGTTTTGAACGTGATGCCCCACCTCGTGGGCGATCACATAGGCAATGGCGAAATCACCTGGTGCTTGGAATCGATGCTGAAGTTCATTAAAAAAGCTGAGGTCAATATAAACTCGATAATCTCCAGGGCAGTAAAAAGGACCGGTTGAAGAACCAGCCATTCCACAGGCTGAGTCAACAAAACCGGAATAGAGCACCAGTCGTGGTAAA
The sequence above is drawn from the Candidatus Atribacteria bacterium ADurb.Bin276 genome and encodes:
- a CDS encoding putative neutral zinc metallopeptidase — protein: MYWKGRRQSNNIEDRRGTATKGVIGGGIGTIIVVLLFALLGGNPSAILDQISIPNSEYANDYQETEEEKELVEFVSVVLAEIEDVWTAIFKENGREYILPRLVLYSGFVDSACGMAGSSTGPFYCPGDYRVYIDLSFFNELQHRFQAPGDFAIAYVIAHEVGHHVQNLLGITDEIMSYRNRLSQKDFNQLMIRLELQADYLAGVWAHYVNRMDLLDESDVQEALNAASAVGDDRIQKSTQGYVVPDSFTHGTSEQRKRWFYKGFKSGNLKDGDTFNTDVL
- the deoR_1 gene encoding Deoxyribonucleoside regulator, translated to MDYHQETELVYQIAHLYYNEGMTQEKIAKQLGMNRLKIHRYLEAAKEEGIVQILVINPLSHVAELESFIKQKYRLEEIIVVPALTKNEYFIRKSLARSASKYLSENIHDGDCIGIGWGKTMYETLKYFQSSRKISATVVPLIGGIGQYAADFQVNEMARQFSEKINGEFVPLYAPAIVDSESIVKALFSDKNFEKVSKLWERLDIAIVGIGGPIAKDTYLPDTSLSDNDLKILINKGHVGDILFNNFDKNGKVCNESLTKKRVGISFEQLKKAKKIIAIAGSLRKKEAILASLKSGYVDVLITDQIVAKELAGNEQ